From a single Streptomyces misionensis genomic region:
- a CDS encoding chitinase yields the protein MDRTRPLLALLTATALAVPGLTALSSAAHAADADVVQNGGFESGLTGWTCSAGTIVNSPVHSGSSALQATPAGSDNAQCAQTVTVQPNAQYTLSGYVRGSYVYLGASGTGTTDVSAWTQSAPDWQKLATTFTTGPSTTKVTLYTHGWYGTGAYNADDISLVGPGGSGTTQPPAVPGGLTASSVTASSVALSWSAVPGATGYAVYRDGVKVQTANGTSATVTGLTASTAYSFQVTAVNAAGESAKSAAVTVTTPAGGSGGGPGGGSAGLPAHALVGYLHASFANGSGYTRLADVPDSWDVIDLAFAEPTSATSGDVEFKRCPVTDCPNAESDADFKAAVKAKQAAGKKVLISIGGQNGQVQLTTTAARDAFVSSVSKIIDTYGLDGLDIDFEGHSLSLDTNDTDFKNPTTPVIVNLISALKTLKARYGSSFVLTMAPETFFVQNGYQYYGTGKWGGQDPRCGAYLPVIYALRDDLTLLHVQDYNSGPIMGLDNQYHSMGGADFHIAMTDMLLTGFPVAGDPNNVFPPLRPDQVAIGMPASTNAGNGYVAPAEVTKTLDCLTRKTNCGSYPTHGTWPGLRGLMTWSINWDRYSNWEFQKTFDGYFG from the coding sequence GTGGACCGCACCAGACCCCTGCTCGCCCTCCTCACCGCGACGGCGCTGGCCGTGCCCGGCCTCACCGCGCTCTCGTCGGCCGCCCACGCCGCCGACGCGGACGTGGTCCAGAACGGCGGCTTCGAGTCCGGCCTGACCGGCTGGACCTGCTCGGCCGGAACGATCGTCAACTCGCCCGTGCACAGCGGAAGTTCCGCGCTCCAGGCCACACCGGCGGGCAGCGACAACGCCCAGTGCGCCCAGACGGTGACCGTCCAGCCGAACGCGCAGTACACGCTGTCCGGTTACGTCCGCGGCTCCTACGTCTACCTCGGCGCGAGCGGCACCGGCACCACCGACGTCTCCGCCTGGACGCAGTCGGCACCCGACTGGCAGAAGCTGGCCACCACCTTCACCACCGGCCCCTCCACCACCAAGGTGACTCTCTATACCCACGGTTGGTACGGCACCGGCGCCTACAACGCCGACGACATCTCGCTCGTCGGCCCCGGCGGCAGCGGCACCACACAGCCCCCCGCCGTGCCCGGCGGGCTGACCGCGTCCTCCGTCACCGCCTCCTCCGTCGCCCTGTCCTGGTCGGCGGTGCCCGGCGCCACCGGATACGCCGTCTACCGCGACGGGGTCAAGGTCCAGACGGCGAACGGGACTTCGGCGACCGTCACCGGCCTCACCGCCTCGACCGCGTACAGCTTCCAGGTCACGGCCGTCAACGCCGCGGGGGAGTCCGCGAAGTCGGCCGCGGTCACGGTGACGACGCCCGCGGGCGGCTCGGGCGGCGGGCCGGGCGGCGGTTCGGCCGGCCTCCCGGCGCACGCCCTGGTCGGCTACCTCCACGCCAGCTTCGCCAACGGGTCCGGCTACACCCGGCTCGCGGACGTCCCCGACAGCTGGGACGTCATCGACCTGGCCTTCGCCGAGCCGACCTCGGCGACCTCCGGGGACGTCGAGTTCAAGCGCTGCCCGGTCACCGACTGCCCCAACGCCGAGAGCGACGCCGACTTCAAGGCGGCCGTCAAGGCCAAGCAGGCGGCCGGCAAGAAGGTGCTGATCTCCATCGGCGGCCAGAACGGCCAGGTGCAGCTGACCACCACGGCGGCCCGGGACGCCTTCGTCTCCTCCGTCTCGAAGATCATCGACACCTACGGGCTGGACGGCCTCGACATCGACTTCGAGGGCCACTCGCTGTCCCTGGACACGAACGACACGGACTTCAAAAACCCCACCACGCCCGTGATCGTCAACCTCATCTCCGCGCTGAAGACCCTGAAGGCCAGGTACGGCTCCTCGTTCGTGCTGACCATGGCGCCGGAGACCTTCTTCGTGCAGAACGGCTACCAGTACTACGGCACCGGCAAGTGGGGCGGCCAGGACCCGCGCTGCGGCGCCTACCTCCCGGTGATCTACGCCCTGCGCGACGACCTCACCCTGCTGCACGTCCAGGACTACAACTCCGGCCCGATCATGGGCCTGGACAACCAGTACCACTCCATGGGCGGCGCCGACTTCCACATCGCCATGACCGACATGCTGCTCACCGGCTTCCCGGTGGCCGGCGACCCGAACAACGTCTTCCCGCCGCTGCGCCCCGACCAGGTGGCGATCGGCATGCCGGCCTCCACCAACGCGGGCAACGGCTACGTGGCCCCCGCCGAGGTCACCAAGACCCTGGACTGCCTGACCAGGAAGACCAACTGCGGCTCGTACCCCACCCATGGCACCTGGCCGGGCCTGCGCGGCCTGATGACCTGGTCGATCAACTGGGACCGCTACTCGAACTGGGAGTTCCAGAAGACGTTCGACGGCTACTTCGGCTGA
- a CDS encoding phosphatase PAP2 family protein codes for MGPVSNPVRRSLLLGVPAVLFALITWQVVTHGPLLRADARLSRALVHPDGFSAFLSDLGNVQVAVPVLAVAVGHALWRGRGAGHPRWWLPPAAAAALMAVLPALVVPLKDWAARPGTPVVPPAVGYYPSGHTATATVAYGSATLLLLSWLRSRAARRTVLALCAALVLGVGYGLVRHGYHWPLDVLASWCLSAVLLTALAAVPGVSRSSRRTSSGTPSSSSGPS; via the coding sequence CTGGGCCCCGTGTCGAACCCAGTCCGCCGCTCTCTGCTCCTCGGTGTCCCGGCCGTCCTCTTCGCCCTGATCACCTGGCAGGTCGTCACGCACGGCCCGCTGCTGCGCGCGGACGCCCGGCTCAGCCGGGCCCTGGTCCATCCGGACGGGTTCTCCGCGTTCCTCTCCGACCTCGGCAACGTCCAGGTCGCCGTGCCGGTCCTCGCCGTCGCCGTCGGACACGCCCTGTGGCGCGGCCGCGGCGCCGGGCACCCCCGCTGGTGGCTGCCGCCGGCCGCGGCCGCCGCCTTGATGGCGGTGCTCCCCGCGCTGGTGGTCCCGCTGAAGGACTGGGCCGCACGGCCGGGGACCCCCGTGGTGCCCCCGGCCGTCGGCTACTACCCCTCCGGGCACACGGCGACGGCGACCGTCGCCTACGGTTCGGCGACCCTCCTGCTGCTGTCCTGGCTCCGCTCCCGCGCCGCCCGCCGGACCGTGCTCGCGCTCTGCGCGGCCCTCGTCCTCGGCGTCGGCTACGGCCTCGTCCGCCACGGCTACCACTGGCCGCTGGACGTGCTGGCGAGCTGGTGCCTGAGCGCGGTCCTGCTGACCGCGCTCGCCGCGGTGCCCGGGGTCAGCCGAAGTAGCCGTCGAACGTCTTCTGGAACTCCCAGTTCGAGTAGCGGTCCCAGTTGA